The sequence ATCATGCTGGCACCGACATGAACCCAGatccaatttttcttttgccaGCTTCCACATAATATATGGACCAAAGGAAAATGGAAAGGCCAagtttaagtaaaaaaaaaaggcagcAAACAGCCCCACCTATACTGTGAACATTAATAAAAAGCAAGTTATTATTGCAACTTGAAAGCACTGGACAGTTTCTTCCTAGTGTACATTGTGCCAGGATCTTCTTTTCCAGAGCTGTACTTGGAAAACAGCAATGTAGAGGACATGAATATGCCCTCTGTTTGAAAATTTAACAGCAGTGACTTCCTGACAATCCACTGCAGactatattttatgatataataGGAGTCTTATCTTTAGTATAACTTGGAAAGAAAAGCAGAATGTAAAATATCTTCtgaaatttgaatgaattTGATTCTCAGATTTGCAGACAAACAGAACAACAAATGAACAATAAGGAAATACACTTTAAGATTAGATGAATAACAGCAAGATAAATTATCTTTCACTTGAAACAAAATGAAGCCATTTTATCTAGTATTATGTAAGCTCTTAACATCATCTGGGATTAACTTAAATCGATCTgaatatagattttattacCAATCAAGGTTGCTGTTGAGCATCCATATAACCAGCATCAACAAGCACTTTCTCCCTCTTAGCTAACTCAATATCTTCATCAACCATCATCTTCACCAACTGCTCAAATCCCACTTTTGGTTTCCAGCCAAGAACTTTCCTAGCCTTGCTTGAATCCCCTTTCAAGTTATCAACTTCAGCAGGCCTGAAATACCTCTTGTCAATCACCACATGGTCTTTCCAATTCAGACCCACATACCCAAATGCCACTTGTAAAAACTCCTCCACAGTATGCGACTCCTCAGTTGCCACAACATAATCGTCAGGCTTCTCTTGTTGTAACATCATCCACATAGCTTCAACATAATCCCCAGCGAAACCCCAATCTCTCGACGCATTCAAATTGCCTAGAAACAGTTTGCTTTGCAACCCAATCTTGATCCTTCCGACAGCCCTTGTTATCTTTCGAGTCACGAAATTCTCTCCTCGCCTTGGAGATTCATGGTTAAACAATATCCCATTACAGGCAAACAACCCGTACGCCTCCCTGTAATTAACAGTGTACCAATGGGCAGCGCATTTCGACGCTGCGTATGGAGATCTTGGATGAAATGGTGAAAGTTCAGATTGTGGAGGCGCAGTGGATCCGAACATTTCAGATGATCCAGCCTGATAGTAACGAATATGACTTCTCCCAGTTGCAGCAATATGAGATCTCACTGCTTCAAGCAAGCGCAGAGCACCTGTAGCAACAACATCAGCAGTGTAATCAGGGATTTCAAATGAGACAGCAACATGTGATTGTGCAGCGAGATTATAGACTTCATCAGGATTAATAGTATCCAGCCATCGCCGGAGAGAGGACGCGTCTGACAGATCAGCGTAGTGTAGCTTCATGCGAGCCTTGTGGGTATTGTGTGGATCTATATATATGTGGTTTATTCGCTGTGTGTTGAAGTTTGATGATCTACGGATCAACCCGTGAACCTCGTACCCTTTGTTGAGAAGGAATTCCGTCAGGTAGGAACCGTCTTGGCCGGTTATGCCGGTGATCAATGCTATTTTGCGCTTCTGTGGAGCTGTGGCATCGCCATTCACGGTGGTGGATCCAGATCCGGGTGTGCTGTCGTCAGTTGCCATTGAAAATGGGTTGGTTGAAACCGCGGAGGATTGATGGATTGAATGGAGAAAGTTTTGTAAGAAATTACAGAAATTGaaagatttagatttagatttagtgttgagagagagagagacccGGTTTTTGTTAATGGAGGGAGAAGGGGGTTTAATAGTAGGATTGATGTGGGAAAAGAGGATAGAATGGTCAATGTGGAAAAAGAGGGGACGTCGATATAAAATAGGAATAAGATCCAATTTGGCCCCCCAATTTATGACCCGGGATCAATTTGATCTCTTTTAACCTTTTTTGCCAATTTAGCATAAATGTTTTCCCATTTTTAGCTCATTTATGTCCTCTTTTTTTAACTAGACAGGCGCGTGAGTGagttataaattcttaattaattaatacaaaattCAAATACTATAGTTACTTGCTAGTAAATACTGAAATCATTAATTCATTGTTATTCAATTTAagcatattttaatattttcgcgttaaatttaattcttaaatcatCAGATTATAGATAggtttagataataattcctTGTTTGGCTGATCTGAATGGGGTGTGTGGGTCAAAAATTGCCACTCTAGTTTCAGATAATAAAGTAACAGTTATTAGTTCAGAGGAGGTAAGAGTGTTGAcgcaaaaaagaaaacgaagTAGAGTAACCCATAAACAAATGCTGAATTAACCAATAGTTGTGGGAGATACATGGaccaaaataattatgatatgcCAATTGGATAGATTATTCAACCATCAGCAGTAGctttatttaatctttaagTTTTGGGGTATATCTTAATTTTGTCTctctaaacaaattaaaaaaataaagaaaaaaattaattaactaaatcaataataatatatgatattatttattaattattatatttttttattaatttttaattaaattaacgGTTAacgataataaataaataataaatataacaattaattaaaacattatTTGCCAATACTATACAATTTAGgttatctaaatttattatttaaaatttgagcGGTAACTTTGGTAAGTATGACGTTATTTTTTCTGGTAATCGCTGATGGACGGAGCCACCGGTGGCCTCCCAAACCAACAGAAAAggaggaaaaataaaagagaaaaataaaagcaggGATATTTCtgcaataattttaaaaaaaatcattatataTAATGCTATCGTAGTTTTGGAGCTGCACGGATGGTGTTTTcatgtaaaatataattaattaaatagaaataaccacgaaaataaatttttcactGATAACAATGCTCAAGCATTGGAATATCGAGTAATTTGTATTATCCATAGGCTCTATTTCCAGGTCATTGAAGGAGCATAAGCCACTcaaaatatatgttatcaatgaAAAACCATTAATCGACCTCTGCATCAGACACCTCAGGTTATGGCAGAATTGGATCTGGCACTCAGAGTTAGGAATCAACAGGAAGACGTAGTCATTTCCACTCCACTCATCTGCACACAGCAATGGATGGATGTTGTGTCACGATCTCTCACATTGCCAACACCCCGGGATGACCCCACACTCTCTCAAGAGCAGCAGGATGCACTAATATAAGATTTCCAGCCACTGGAAGATAATGAGGAGCTAGACGACATCAACACTGGTCCATGGTACAGACATCTTTATTAAGTGTTATCATGTCTCAATTACAGCTGTCAAAAGTTGgggtaaaattatatattggcaTAGTCTTTATGTATTGTCATACTCTTATTGTATTTGTGTCATGATAATGACGTTTCAGAAGCCAATCACGTGGTGTGAACAATTAGGCTTCCTTGAAATGTGTAATGTACAAGCCCTGTCACTTAGTATCTTGGGTGAGTCTCAAGTCCTTATATAAAGAGGCTATGGTTGTAATGAGAGGGCAAGCTTCCTTCCCTcttctgaaaaataaaatctctgTATTCTAATACTTATGGTTTTCtgagctctctctctcttctctgATCCTTTGGCAATGGTTCTTTAGCTAAGCTACGATCTGTTTATTCTCGAATACAAAAGGGCTAGCTCGGCTCATCGGGATTTAAAGAACAAAGGACCCTCAGGCTAGGTGTGCCGTCTTGGTCGTAGTTTGCGATTTTTATCCAGCCTCGAGCTTACAGCATGAGTATCTGGGAATAAGCAGCTCTTGACCTGTTTTGGAACAACCATGTTaacaataaaatgaatattcacataataaaatagtattttaatttggaaataataagaaaataatagctagaatactttattataaaaactgaaaattatatgtttagactttaatttaactaacgggttattaaaataaattacaaaaaaatatatcatctttttctatttcttttgtaaataaaactgatttttttagtcatgaataaaattataattttataaaaatatgccTAATAATCAGTATATCAATTCTAACCATCAGAATCcaaatcatatataaaaaaaattaatactttgGCACTCATAAGCTTCATAGGTTTTATGGATGTTATCTatcttaagattttttttttcaaacttaacatatttagctttttattaaaataatttatttgaattacaaataaaattataatttcatgaaaatataattaattgtttataaaTCAACATAACAGTTCTaatttaaatcatataaaaattatttattttgataatcacaagcttcatattttatttttttcagtaaaattaataacttttgAGACGTCCTGTTCGTAGCTAAATGATCAAAATGTTATGTAAAAAATGGTCGCAATTTACTTATacatataacaaaatttttaattaatttcagaTAATGATTGAGATTTATGGAAATTAATCTAACGGTTGATTAACACCAAATAAAACtctattatttttctgttaaaatctattgatattaaaagaaaaaagaaatgcatgaattttatttctacACGGCGCCAATATTTTAAGATTGCAATCCAATTTGACCTTAGTCGGTGGAGTCATCGGGGCCTCACTTTGCCTTCATCCGCACCTTTGCTTTGCCCCGCGTTTTGCCGCCTTGTCTCCCTCCCTTGTGTTCTGTGAACATGTGCTCTCTTTTAAGCGAGAAACTAGAAATTAACCCCCAACTTGTGcggattaaaaaagaaatctaatttcaaattaataaaacattagtaattaatctatataatctataattatatataattaaaatagttttaaaaatttattcattataataaaattaataaaataaacttagtatgaaattaacttttaataaacttatatttgatattttaatttttgtaatagaattattaattattttagttatatggAATGAAAATAGCTTTGAGAATTCATTTGTCATAatgaaatgagaaaaaattaagatggtgattaaatcttaattagattacttataattattatatattattttttatttttaacatttttcaataaaatccAGCCactctatattttttattattacttaataatatctgaaagtttataatttatatatatatatatatatatatatatatgacattttaaattactatataaccGTAGAGTCGGTTTGTACCCATTgcattgaaaaaattatattgatagtattttttctaaaagaatttattatcctttttgtaataatttttcaatattcatgtatgtttatgaaacaatattattgtaaattaaaaatattaagtattcttgattattaaaataaattgttggtaaatataaatctaaaaattaagattttagtaaatagtataaaaatattaaatattttcaatggattagaataaatttcaaaaaacaaGTATAAGTTCAAAGATTAAAGTAAATAGTCTTATTTGACCAAATttcattataagaaataacaatATTTTAGCATAAAATCAATGGCACTTACTTCTTCAATTATAAGTGcatagaagaaaacaaaaatataaaatatatgtattggaatataagagagaagaaaatattaagatccaaattgaaaaattaaatttttagattttgttACATTATAGTATCAGTAAGAATTACTCGAGAGtttatagtaataaaaattatataaaaatgtaatatataaataaaaatattgaaaattctaaaaataaaaaataaacaaaatatatatctttaatcTCAATAATTAGAAAGTcagttaaatatttataatttaatctacAATTAGGTAATTAATGTTGTTAACtttaaacaaatttatttaaaaaaataaaagaaaaaaatagatatagaagtagaaaagttttattttgggAATTGtaagtattaata comes from Ricinus communis isolate WT05 ecotype wild-type chromosome 5, ASM1957865v1, whole genome shotgun sequence and encodes:
- the LOC8258342 gene encoding GDP-mannose 4,6 dehydratase 1, whose product is MATDDSTPGSGSTTVNGDATAPQKRKIALITGITGQDGSYLTEFLLNKGYEVHGLIRRSSNFNTQRINHIYIDPHNTHKARMKLHYADLSDASSLRRWLDTINPDEVYNLAAQSHVAVSFEIPDYTADVVATGALRLLEAVRSHIAATGRSHIRYYQAGSSEMFGSTAPPQSELSPFHPRSPYAASKCAAHWYTVNYREAYGLFACNGILFNHESPRRGENFVTRKITRAVGRIKIGLQSKLFLGNLNASRDWGFAGDYVEAMWMMLQQEKPDDYVVATEESHTVEEFLQVAFGYVGLNWKDHVVIDKRYFRPAEVDNLKGDSSKARKVLGWKPKVGFEQLVKMMVDEDIELAKREKVLVDAGYMDAQQQP